A genome region from Hevea brasiliensis isolate MT/VB/25A 57/8 chromosome 9, ASM3005281v1, whole genome shotgun sequence includes the following:
- the LOC131183276 gene encoding disease resistance protein RPM1-like — MPLFLHFYSTDLYFYGEMPSGTRATTEAHVIPSSRAQQDEDKGQTSSLAAFKSNYEKLPHYLKSCLDYCYVVSKEFYMSIMKKGNIVRLLLAQGLIPEKPGEIMEDTAENIINELIGLEMLHERYLFSVRIIEFSEFYEKSCLLAVTNEDFVSKAATSPIHACMFRQDLPPYFKSFLIRSLIIEFYSPLQTLCGFQFLLVLILIGSIEYLPDEVGDLVHLKYLYLACYKMKTFPRTIGNLQKLQTLHLSNCSKLFPVPVEIYNIKQLRHLLFVDYYIDTDGIRVPRGIGTLANLHTCTGVYAGAGIASELSSLTQLRKLDVEVSDDHAGELFASIIKLENLVSLSLAAEENWSVTPLPELEQFSPPPHLQELILRGVLFEMPNWLPSVENLTILELWHSNLLEEPSSVLQYLPKLKHLTLWEAYKAKLIGKEFCDVGGFPELETLIITSTNLVEWTEIVNGAFPSLRYLRFDYCDKLRFLPEGLQNISTVQELYVTYLHGDLARRLNGEENYKIKHISKFHWSSEIF; from the coding sequence ATGCCTCTCTTCCTCCATTTTTATTCCACTGACTTATACTTTTATGGTGAGATGCCCAGTGGAACAAGAGCAACAACTGAAGCTCATGTTATTCCAAGCTCCAGGGCTCAACAAGACGAAGACAAAGGTCAGACTTCTTCTTTAGCAGCTTTCAAATCTAATTATGAAAAGCTTCCTCATTATCTCAAATCCTGCTTAGATTATTGTTATGTTGTTTCCAAGGAAttttatatgagtattatgaaaaAAGGAAATATAGTTCGGCTATTGTTGGCACAAGGTCTAATACCAGAAAAACCGGGGGAAATTATGGAGGATACAGCAGAAAATATTATTAACGAATTAATTGGCTTAGAGATGCTTCATGAACGTTATCTTTTTAGCGTTCGAATAATAGAATTCTCCGAATTCTATGAAAAATCATGCCTTTTGGCAGTTACGAATGAAGATTTCGTTTCTAAAGCTGCTACTTCACCCATCCATGCATGTATGTTTCGACAAGACCTGCCTCCTTACTTCAAGAGCTTTCTAATTCGATCCTTGATTATTGAATTCTATTCTCCGCTGCAAACTCTCTGTGGCTTCCAGTTTCtgttggtattgattttgattggcTCAATAGAGTACTTACCTGATGAAGTGGGAGATTTGGTTCACCTCAAGTATTTATACTTGGCCTGCTATAAAATGAAGACGTTTCCACGTACTATAGGTAATCTTCAAAAGCTACAAACGTTGCATCTATCTAATTGTTCAAAGCTATTCCCAGTACCTGtagaaatttataatattaaacagCTTCGGCACCTTTTGTTTGTCGATTACTACATAGATACTGATGGAATTAGAGTTCCAAGAGGTATTGGTACATTGGCAAATCTTCATACTTGCACTGGTGTCTATGCTGGTGCTGGCATTGCTAGTGAATTGAGTAGTTTGACCCAACTACGAAAACTTGATGTTGAAGTGTCTGATGATCATGCTGGTGAGCTATTTGCATCCATCATAAAACTGGAAAACCTTGTTTCCCTGTCTCTAGCTGCAGAAGAAAACTGGTCGGTCACACCTCTACCTGAATTGGAACAATTTTCTCCTCCACCTCATCTTCAAGAGCTTATTTTACGTGGTGTTCTATTTGAAATGCCCAATTGGCTTCCCTCTGTTGAAAACCTAACCATTCTAGAACTATGGCATTCCAATCTCTTGGAGGAGCCATCTTCAGTTCTTCAATATCTTCCCAAATTAAAACATCTTACACTTTGGGAAGCCTACAAAGCAAAGCTCATTGGTAAAGAGTTTTGCGATGTAGGTGGATTTCCGGAGCTGGAAACTTTGATAATTACTTCAACGAATCTAGTGGAGTGGACGGAAATTGTAAATGGTGCTTTTCCAAGTTTGAGGTACCTTCGATTTGATTATTGTGATAAGTTGAGGTTTTTGCCTGAAGGATTACAGAACATTTCTACGGTTCAAGAGTTGTATGTTACTTATTTGCATGGAGACCTTGCAAGGagattgaatggtgaagaaaattACAAGATCAAACATATTTCAAAATTTCATTGGTCCTCGGAAATTTTCTGA